Sequence from the Phragmites australis chromosome 11, lpPhrAust1.1, whole genome shotgun sequence genome:
ACCGGGCGTTCCTGCCCACGCGCACGCTGGTGGTGGACAAGAACCCGGCGTCCGGCAACTTCAGGTCCATCCAGGCCGCCGTCGACTCGCTCCCGCTCATCAACCTCGCCCGCGTCGTCATCAAGGTCAATGCCGGCACATACACGTACGTACGCAAGTGCGTGGCCGCGCAACGTCGCGGCATTGCGCCGCGCCCCTCTTGCTCACCTGTTATCTTCGGCTTACTCGGTGCTTAGCGTAGGAAGAGCTTAAGAGCCAACCGTGTGCCGCGCGGCGTGCAGGGAGAAGGTGAACATCTCGCCGATGCGCGCGTTCATCACCGTCGAGGGCGCGGGCGCCGACAAGACGGTGGTGCAGTGGGGCGACACGGCGGACACGGTCGGGTCCGGGGGGCGACCCATCGGCACGTTCGCCTCCGCCACGTTCGCCGTGAACTCGGCGTTCTTCGTCGCCAAGAACATCACTTTCAAGGTGCGTCGACGTAGCAACCAGCTCCTCCTGTGCTGCGCAGTACAATCTTCTCCGTTGCTACGAACCTGACGCGGTGCTGCCGTTCGTGTTGACCAGAACACGGCCCCGGTGCCGAGGCCGGGGGCGCTGGGCAAGCAGGGGGTGGCGCTGCGGATATCGGCGGACAACGCCGCGTTCGCCGGATGCAACTTCCTGGGCGCGCAGGACACGCTATACGATCACCTGGGACGGCACTACTACAGGGACTGCTACATCGAAGGGTCCGTCGACTTCATCTTTGGCAATGCGCTCTCCCTGTTTGAGGTATGCCGTATGCAGCTTATGCGCTGTGCAGAGTAAACTAAACTATGCTCGTTTCTTACGTTATGCAAAAGCAGAGCCCCAGCTTACTCGATCAATACTAGCTCACCGTAGAAAATCAGAATCATTATCTTTCGAACAGAGCATGCATGTTGCCCTCAGTGGCAGTACCGCAGTCCGTATCCCAGGTCCCAGCACAGATGCTGTCGTTGCAGTATTGCCCTACGGCACTTCAAGGACACACAGACACTATTGAACCCGGGACTTCCATCCTAGGCAGGGGGCTGTTTTCGAACTCGGGGAAACCCATTTCTATTAAAAAGTTTAACGGGATTCATAACAGTACTAAGGTCTTACACCAATATAGGTGGGTAGGCATAGTACCAGAAACATAAAAACATTGTCCTAGACAGGCACGAAGAAAAAGGAAGGGACATAACCGAGATCGGAcaaatctattacatatattaaagagCAAGAACCGGAGGCAGGTTGAGTTACTGTGGATATTGTAGCTATGGGTTccgcatatatgtatatatgtatatttacatatataatataatttttattttcaagaaattctagaaaaatcgaaatgaatattagttatattaataaatcggctgaaataatctaaaatgcaaagaaaaaatctaaaactcaaaaaaatatgaaaaaaaattgttaggtTCATGCCGTCTATATATTAAAATTAAGGTTGAGTTACTGTGGATATTGTAGCTATGGGTTccgcatatatgtatatatgtatatttacatatataatataatttttattttcaagaaattctagaaaaatcgaaatgaatattagttatattgataaatcggctgaaataatctaaaatgcaaagaaaaaatctaaaactcaaaaaaatatgaaaaaaaattgttaggtTCATGCCGtctatatattaaaattatttgtatgtatgaaagtactattgttttctctataattaaataaatataataaatattgataaattcataaataaatattgaaatatctaaaattagttaatttaattttttaatcttattttgCATGCTCTATgtaacaaaaaaataatatgacgTAGGTGCGCCAATCCGTCTAAGTACTCATACCGTCTAAGTACTCATAAATGCTGCAACCCTCTCATAACCATCCAGCATAGGCAGGGGACTCTAAGTACTGTGAGCCTGTGATGTCGTCCCAGCAACCATTCTGGGACAAATCACAATCTCATTCCGTGCTGCCACGCACACGCCGATCTTGGTGACAAGCTCACAACCTCTTGTTTCCTGCCCGTAAACTTCCGGCCCTGTTCTTGTGACCGGCCCTACAGCACGTCCATCCAGGGAAAAGAGGATCTTGTACAGTACCACGTTTACTGCCAAAGAAAGTCACTGAAGAGTTGGTGCAAATGGAATGTTGATGCCCATTAAGTAACCAGCCTTTTGGTTTTTAAATTGCCGCAGTGAGCTAGTACTGAACCTGCCGTGTTGCGGAACGCTTGTCGTTGGCGCCGGTTTTCTGAAACCTGCAGGTTCTCTGATCCCTGGCCCCAGGTGCCGGCCAATAGAGCCGGCCCGTGACGCCATAGCTGGACGCCTCGTGCTTGTCTGCTTTTCTTCTGCTCCCATGGCTGTAAAACCACCAAAGTTTCTTCTGCTCCCATGGCTGTGTGCTGCTGGTGGTTTCAAGATCACTACTCACTCGTGTGGTGCGTGCAAACTGAAACGCAAATTTGCAGGGGTGCCACGTGCACGCGATCGCGCGGAACTACGGCGCGCTGACGGCGCAGAACCGGATGAGCATCCTGGAGGACACGGGGTTCTCCTTCGTCAACTGCCGGGTGACGGGGTCCGGCGCGCTCTACCTGGGCCGCGCCTGGGGCACCTTCTCCCGCGTCGTCTTCGCCTACACCTACATGGACAACATCATCATCCCGCGCGGATGGCACAACTGGGGCGACCCCATGCGGGAGATGTCAGTGCCCGCTGCCTCGCCGTTCACCTCTCCATCTGCTGCGTTTCCGCTACTGATCGATACCTGCTGGCTGCGTTGCAGGACGGTGTTCTATGGGCAGTACAAGTGCACGGGGCCGGGGGCCAACTACGCCGGCAGGGTGCAATGGTCCAGGGAGCTCACCGACGAGGAGGCCAAGCCGTTCATCTCCCTCGACTTCATCGATGGGTTCGAGTGGCTCCGCTTGTAgcatcttatatttactaattggagattttttttctctgtgttaattttaaaaaaaaattagaaattaaaaaaaaatatccgaccgtcgaattgattgattgataaaCTGTAACCATGATCAACGACCAGACAAAAcaatagaagattaaaaaataaatcataaagTCTAGTCCCAAAACTACTTCTTATCTTgcctttccttctcttttttttaattgtagATACCCTTTATCTAACAAGTTTACGTTAGCAAACTTCAACTTAATTACGTTAGCAATCCACAtatttttccaaatcaattaaaatatgtcaattaaatatgcgtgtaatcaaacattataaaattaaaataacaggacgcaaacatattacggattatcacataaaaataatgtcaaagaatttataatgtattttaaaaaaaagagatacgacattaaaaataataataatttcaaaaaaatcaagaaacaaataaaaatcaatttgcataacacataaaatgaaaaatataaattagatctattcacaaatagtaaacatgattccaatattatgaacaaaaattatatttatattttacattctaatatttaaatataaatagctgatgtatcttagcatacaactattattaatataaatatctacaattcaacCGTAAGTTAAATTTCTAGCATGTGCAATCACACAGGTTGATACGCTAGTTAGATAAACTCATTGACCttgtgaaaagaaaaaggagcatAAAGTAGTACAAAATCTTAACACTGCAATTGCATTAGatgtttttttgaaaaatctcAAGTACAACACGCAGACACACAACGTCTACTGAGATCGAagatacaaaatttaaaaattaacaaATTCACTATAGACATCTTATTATCGAGGATAAATCACGTACtgctaaaagaaaatttctttaCTCTCTCCTTAGCCTCGGTTAAAGTTGGCAGGATCATTGCAAAAAGCTCGAACATCATGTTATGGGCCTGCGGCTTCTCCGTttcaatttagaaaaaaaaaatcataaaactaaaTATCTCATATCATCCAACAATTCAAACTGGTGCAATCTACCTCGTGAACTGGTTTTGATGATAGTTTCGTTCTACGTGGCGACAACTCAATCTGCCTTATTAGCTGTGTTTCGCTGACGTGTCATCaaatattcaaaaaaaatcataaaaatcacaaaaaaatctaaaatattaGAGACAATTCCAAGAcattatgtgaaaaaaatttaaaaataatgtcatttgcatcatatttcacgGAGAGAGcttcgaaaaaaagaaaaggcatgctTTAAAagacgtgcaactcatttattaactcacgtcAAAGGAAATTATTAACctgcaaatacatattttttttgtgtgtagcGTGTAACTtaagaggatctataaaattagtttcactttatttagagttttattaatttctccataatttttacaaagttcatatacataaagtgaacatgttaagaaaaatcactgtaattaaaattttcatatctaacattattttttctacacaaataattatttataaactaataaaagtggtttcactaaatTTGGGGAtgtgatggattagttatgaattaatttagttgcaacacatttacacaatcatgcacattaaaataactatttcataatttcatgtatttttataagatagaggataatgtaagaagactaaaaaattggtttcatgatttttgaattatcaaataaataattatgtgTTTAACTAGATTTAGAGAAATAAATTTTGTCAcataaaatatacaacttttcatgagtataaataattttataatgtatataatgttacaaggaaaccaacaaaaaattGTTACACTTGATttaaagctcagatgaattagttatcgattttacaaggaaacaacaaaaatcaatatgttcactttatgcttgtgaaccttgtaaaaattatggagaaattaataaaactctaaatgaagtgaaattaattttatagatcctcttaAAATACAccctatatataaaaaatatgtgtttacatgttaatattttccttgACGTGAGTTGAGCTACATGCTTTTCAAagcatgttttttcttttttttttcaagctttCTCTCCCTGAAACATGATACAAAGGACattatttttaagttttttaCAGAGAttttagaattatctctagtatttaaaaaaaattgtgatttttattattttttgaaaattttaatgcCGCGTCAGCGAAACATTGTCAATAGGACAGGCTAAGTTGTCGCCACTTAAGACGAAACCACCATAAAAACCATTTAAAAAGTAAGGTGCACCAGTTAGAATTGTTGGAAGAGATAGGATATCTGATTTTATGATTTGAGAGAACAAACAAACTCAAACAATAATTGAGAGACGTATAGAATTTTTACTTTCGATTCCAAGGCAGAGCCTTTTATGGGTCTCCGGCCTGCCGCTCGAGCTATTCGCAACTGGGGCCATCCGGGAAACTGGGCCTCTGGTTGCTTCTCCCGACTCTGCCTTCGAGTCAAGAGGTTAGGCCCAGCCACCGAAGCAATCATAGATGGACTCGCAGCCCAGCAGATGTAGCTAGCGGATCTTGGAGCCTACGAAGTTGTAACAAACCACAggaagatcaagcaaagcaaggGGGATTTCGGGGATTTCAGAATCGATAGGAGATAGAGATTGTTTGATACATCGCTACATCAGGAAGACGAGCTTCCTGCCTTACCTTTCCACTCGATCAGTTGCCTGGCCTCGGTGTATAACGCACCGATCCAGGACGCAACCACTCTCTCGGACACATTACACAAACAACTCTGCAGATTTCACTCGGATTCACCTTCACAGACCCAATGACGACACTGCTGCAGCACTTACTACCAGGTCGCAACTGACCCTTGCATTGACCTGAGCCACAGGCAACGTCAAAGTGTTCCGTACACGCCTACAGCGAAGCGGCAGAGCAGTCTTCTACTCCACCGCAGCACGTACGCATGTACAGCGCGGGCAGATTCGGGCCACGACGAGCTGTCGAAAGCAGGATCCAGATCGAGCAGCGCAGCGGCAGATAAAACAAATCTCAACTGACGCTTTCGAGTCACTCCGTCAGCTCAAACAAAAATTGACAGCTGCAGGTCATGTGCATCTCTGCTTCAATGGCACGACTCAAATTGATGTCTTGATTTGTCCTGCGCTCTGCGACGTCGAATCCACGCGTCAGAGCAGATCACCTCAAAAGCATGGGGAGACAACTTGGCGAGGCGACCTAGTGAacacaagatgaaaatggatTTGCTGGCAGAGCTTATCATTCCAAATGCAGGATATGTTGGGATGTTATCTGGATGTCCAATGGCGAGATAACACAGCTTTGCTCCcagctttttattttttaagaaccAAGAGCTTCGTTGCTTGGCCTCCAGCGGGATTACAATCTGAGTCCAAACATTCTCGTACAGGAAGAGGTGCCTCAGAGAGCCACACACCCTTTTCCACGGTACGAGAAGCTTTTTGTTCATTGGGAATTGAAGAGGGGAGAACGAGCAGACATCGAACGATTAATTTCTACTTCTCGTTATCGTGGAATTCGTCATCAAGATGGATCACCATTACGCGGTCAACTAACTCATACTAATGCAGCTTTGTGTGAGTCATTTCTGTCACTAAACAACCACACTCCCCCCTCAAATCTGAATGATCTTGAAGTGCACACGATCTGATTCCGAAGTGCCGGAAATTAAGATAGAACCAAAGACCTGCAGGGGGCTCATCAGCATGGGAAACAATCAGCAGCCATGCATGAAAACATCCCTCGCCGATCAACGATCATCACTTCTGTGAGTTCAGTCCATGCTTCAAACAAgagcttttcaaacttacaAGGGTCCATTTAGGACGGACAAGAATTATTCTAACTCCACGATAATTAACTTGTTATATGTGAATTCTTGCGCTCGAAATAGCTACTACGTTACTACATGCGCAACGAAAGACCACCAAACTGTACCAGTCTGTTTTCAACATCTTTGGTACACTATGATATTCGGCTACTGGCCAGTTGGTCACACTAATCAGAAGAAAATTCAGACGACTGAAACAGACGTTATCATCTCACCATACAAACATGCAGATGCATTGAATTTCTTGCAAACCGACCCAGTCATGTCTACACTCAACAGACGCCTTACACGAAAACTTGCAAGGGCAACCATGCTCTAGTAGTCTGGTACGGATTCACTAATAGTGGTACTATTTTCACGATCCTTGCCTGATACTTCACATCAGAGAACGGCACGTCAACATTTAAGCGATCCATAAAGCAATGCAGTTGGGAGGAGCTGTACCAGACAACCAGAACCTTGCCTTCACTGCAAAGGATTTCCCGGTACACAGAACGCAGGAGCTTGTCCGTATACCAACCATTCATTTCCTTCGTTACAATATCCAATGCTTCATGCCCTTTGTACGATCGAGCAATAGACGTCGGCATCAGATTCTCCATATGAGCAATTGAAATTTGAAGCTGCACTTGTACAGTATCAGAACTGAAGCAAGCAATCGCAAGTTCACAGCTGCACAAGATGTGGCTTCTTTTTTCCAATTCCAAATGGTCAGTAGTAGGTAGAACAGACGATATTTCCTTGGATATGCCCCATACTTGAGCTACATAGGAGTAGATTAGTAGTCATACTAGTGGTCTAATGATATCTTGCCATGATCTAAACCTTCTTGATCCTAATACTAATATGTACCAAAATGTTGTACTTTCTTCTCCTAAACCAGTGGTGCAATGGCAGAATCACCAGAGCCGGTCCAGGTAGTAGTCTCTGGTGACCTCGTCGCTGAACTCCGAGCCCTCCACGCGGCTGGCCTCCGAGCTCTTGAAGCTGAAGCTGTCCTGCGGCTGCAGCAGCGGCGGCTGCGCCTGCTTCCTCGAGCCGGAGCGACCAAGGCTGGGCCTCGGCTCGGCCGCCTGT
This genomic interval carries:
- the LOC133885227 gene encoding probable pectinesterase 53; this translates as MAVSSARARLLLCAALVLLVTSPGDVAAGRHGQRRTHTKRLRPGKNAAAKPYPVNATRVEAIERQFTRWVRFMGGLGHSTFNRALNRAFLPTRTLVVDKNPASGNFRSIQAAVDSLPLINLARVVIKVNAGTYTEKVNISPMRAFITVEGAGADKTVVQWGDTADTVGSGGRPIGTFASATFAVNSAFFVAKNITFKNTAPVPRPGALGKQGVALRISADNAAFAGCNFLGAQDTLYDHLGRHYYRDCYIEGSVDFIFGNALSLFEGCHVHAIARNYGALTAQNRMSILEDTGFSFVNCRVTGSGALYLGRAWGTFSRVVFAYTYMDNIIIPRGWHNWGDPMREMTVFYGQYKCTGPGANYAGRVQWSRELTDEEAKPFISLDFIDGFEWLRL